A single region of the Lates calcarifer isolate ASB-BC8 linkage group LG16_LG22, TLL_Latcal_v3, whole genome shotgun sequence genome encodes:
- the LOC108897388 gene encoding uncharacterized protein LOC108897388: MAAWISASQLLLIALLSWNVCCFPAKKGLSQNHHDSLGHSSSQGAPAQPTDVAHPPVSFFHEPVVEGVYSSPTVHSSSGASWSPQPFQTGELDHYEETLEHGNSERETEDFMPPPPLPPYPRPEFQAGELSHHESIYEHGNVARETEDQGFSPLSPYEMSAASTSDSRLQPVPLEPRPFGPSLYNLFKTGQLPGGTYTQSLANYETGHHLVEAHWKYFS; encoded by the exons ATGGCTGCTTGGATTTCTGCAAG tcaGTTGCTCCTCATTGCCCTGTTAAGTTGGAATGTCTGTTGCTTTCCTGCTAAAAAGG GTTTGAGCCAGAATCATCATGATAGTTTAGGTCATAGTTCATCTCAAGGTGCTCCTGCTCAGCCTACCGATGTGGCTCATCCTCCTGTCTCCTTCTTCCATGAACCAGTTGTGGAGGGAGTCTATTCTAGTCCTACTGTACACAGTTCCAGTGGGGCTTCGTGGAGCCCTCAACCTTTTCAGACAGGCGAGCTTGACCACTATGAAGAGACCCTCGAGCATGGTAATTCAGAAAGGGAAACTGAGGACTTTATGCCGCCACCCCCACTCCCTCCATATCCGAGACCCGAGTTCCAGGCTGGTGAGCTGAGTCACCATGAGTCCATTTATGAGCATGGGAATGTGGCGAGAGAAACGGAGGACCAAGGCTTCAGTCCACTATCTCCCTATGAGATGTCGGCTGCCTCTACATCTGACAGCCGTTTGCAGCCAGTTCCACTAGAACCAAGGCCATTTGGACCAAGCTTATACAACCTCTTCAAGACTGGTCAACTCCCTGGTGGCACATACACTCAGTCCCTGGCAAACTATGAAACTGGTCACCACCTGGTTGAAGCCCACTGGAAATACTTCTCTTAA